DNA from Candidatus Cloacimonas acidaminovorans str. Evry:
GACTAAATCGGATTTTGATGTCTTTCAATTTACGAAGAAAAGTAATAAAGCGCGGGTAGGAATCTTTAGACAAATTCTTTCCGAAAATCCTTTATCTATGGCACAAACAAGCGGTAATTTAATAGAATATACTATAGACCCTCACAACATTTTTAAGAACATATAATTAACCAAGAGACAATAGAAAGTTACAGAAACATAAGCTGATCTTCGTCTTTCTTGCCTTCAATGGCAATCCGCTGTTTAGCAAGTTTAACATACTCTTCGGATATTTCAAAACCCAAAAAATTACGGTTTAGTTCAATAGCGGCAAGAGCTGTAGTTCCTGAACCCATAAAAATATCTAAAACAATACCTTCTGGCGGACAAAAACACTGAATAAAATCATAAGGTAACTTATCGGGAAAAGTAGCAGGATGTTTATGTTTCAAGCGTGAACCGTCACCTGCTGTTAAGTATTCCCAAACCGTTCCTCGGCATTTCATTTCGTTTATTAAAATAGGTCTGGTTGGAATTCTAATCCCATTTGTTAAACGAGTTCCACCGCCTGTAAGGGTTTTCCCGCCATGCTTTGAAGGGATTTTTAATGGCTCTTTATCAAAATACTGAGGTCGTTGCCCTTTAAGAAAAACCAACATAAACTCATGATCAACTCTAAACCTTGTTTTCCACCAGCCACCTTCTGCTCCATATTTTCTATAGATAAGTGTCTCAAAAAGGCGAAATCCGGCATTATCACACCAGTCAATTGCAGTTCTGAAAGTAGTTAATGATTTGGCAAAATTCCTGGTTTGATCTTGCATAACCATAACTGCAATGCCACCTTCTTTCATCACCCGGTAAAGTTCTATACCTACATTATGAAGGTCTAAGGAAAAACCATGATAATCTCTTATTCCATCATAGGGAGGTGATGAAACACAAAGGTCTATACAATTCTCCGGCAGTTTTTTTAAACCTTCTACACAGTCGGTTTGGTATATATCATTTATTTCATAAGGTCCAAGCATTAAATTATATCTCCCTTAAATAATATAGCCATAAACCAATATCTTGTCAAGTTCCGTTTATTCGTGTTCGTTTTCATAATTTCAGCCATTCATCTTAAATATATGAAACAAATTATCCAATATGCGGTTTTTTACTCTGAATTATGCTTTTTCCTAGTTCAGCATTCATTCTTTGCGGAGGAACTGCTTCCT
Protein-coding regions in this window:
- a CDS encoding DNA-methyltransferase; translated protein: MLGPYEINDIYQTDCVEGLKKLPENCIDLCVSSPPYDGIRDYHGFSLDLHNVGIELYRVMKEGGIAVMVMQDQTRNFAKSLTTFRTAIDWCDNAGFRLFETLIYRKYGAEGGWWKTRFRVDHEFMLVFLKGQRPQYFDKEPLKIPSKHGGKTLTGGGTRLTNGIRIPTRPILINEMKCRGTVWEYLTAGDGSRLKHKHPATFPDKLPYDFIQCFCPPEGIVLDIFMGSGTTALAAIELNRNFLGFEISEEYVKLAKQRIAIEGKKDEDQLMFL